Proteins encoded in a region of the Elusimicrobiota bacterium genome:
- the ruvB gene encoding Holliday junction ATP-dependent DNA helicase RuvB translates to MTTSQPIRPLVAPHQEEGEERVEQSLRPSSLDQFIGQEKLKKNLQVFLKAAKERKEALDHVLFCAAPGLGKTTLASIIAHEMGVNLRQTSGPVLARVGDLAAILTSLNEGDVFFIDEIHRLNRSVEEALYPALEDFRLDIVVGQGPSAKTIKLPLPRFTLVGATTRSGLLTSPLRDRFGIVSYLEFYTVEELAQIIRRATGIVRATIDPDACLELARRSRGTPRIANRLLRRVRDFAQVEGGVITLKVAREALAALEIDEAGLDRMDRKILLAIIEKFSGGPVGLDTIAIAVSEERETVEDVYEPFLIKAGLLARTPRGRVVMPQAYAHFGKKVPANNTSTLFEPSPQS, encoded by the coding sequence ATGACCACGTCGCAACCCATTCGTCCTTTGGTGGCCCCTCATCAAGAAGAGGGAGAGGAACGCGTTGAGCAAAGCCTTCGGCCTTCATCGCTTGACCAATTCATCGGCCAGGAAAAGCTGAAAAAAAATCTGCAGGTGTTTCTCAAAGCCGCCAAAGAGAGAAAAGAAGCGCTCGACCATGTTCTTTTTTGCGCGGCGCCAGGCCTTGGAAAAACCACCTTGGCGTCCATTATTGCGCATGAGATGGGCGTCAATCTTCGACAAACCTCCGGCCCTGTGCTGGCCCGCGTGGGAGACTTGGCGGCCATTCTCACCTCGCTCAACGAAGGAGATGTTTTCTTTATTGATGAAATTCACCGGCTCAATCGATCTGTTGAAGAGGCTCTCTATCCGGCTTTGGAAGATTTTCGTTTGGACATTGTTGTCGGTCAGGGCCCGTCGGCAAAAACGATCAAGTTGCCTTTACCGCGTTTTACCCTGGTGGGCGCCACCACGCGATCAGGCCTCTTGACCAGTCCGCTCAGGGATCGGTTTGGCATTGTTTCTTATTTGGAATTTTATACGGTGGAGGAGTTGGCTCAGATTATTCGTCGAGCGACCGGCATTGTACGCGCCACCATCGATCCCGACGCTTGTTTGGAATTGGCAAGGCGATCGCGGGGGACCCCGCGTATCGCGAACCGATTGCTTCGCCGCGTGCGTGATTTCGCCCAGGTTGAAGGAGGCGTCATTACGCTTAAAGTGGCCCGGGAAGCCCTGGCCGCGCTTGAAATTGATGAAGCGGGGTTGGACCGAATGGATAGAAAAATTCTGCTCGCGATTATTGAAAAGTTTTCCGGTGGGCCTGTGGGATTGGACACCATCGCTATCGCGGTCAGCGAAGAACGGGAGACCGTGGAAGATGTTTATGAGCCTTTTTTAATCAAGGCGGGATTGCTTGCGCGAACCCCCCGAGGGCGTGTCGTCATGCCACAGGCCTATGCGCATTTTGGGAAAAAAGTTCCCGCCAACAATACGAGTACCCTCTTTGAACCATCCCCTCAATCCTAA
- the rlmI gene encoding Ribosomal RNA large subunit methyltransferase I has translation MESIEITDRAAAWISRGFLWVYANEIRNRPRDLAPGTWVTFHCRSKVVATGYVNPHSLIMGRVLALGPHDNIPDLLKSRLENAFLERQQVRPQEAGRFVFSEADFIPGMILDVYADHAVLQSNTAGIDTLLPDLEVLIPAVFENVMKRKLKGLVVKADSGIRQLEHVSDFVRCVFGDENKFRKVPFVEEETLFSANLIEGQKTGFFLDQRDNRSVMSKMVTSQKKKRVLDLFCYSGGWGLRALKAGAEFVTFVDESKAALQLVREGAELNNFDLSKMQCVASDVFKFLERKEGSYDVVVVDPPAFVKSKKNIPQALRAYEKLNRLAWQQLKMGGLLFTSSCSFHVSEQEFMNLLQESVGKEKGWARVVYRGSQAADHPVLLSMPETRYLKCVALQKIETFPN, from the coding sequence ATGGAGTCGATAGAAATAACCGACCGCGCGGCCGCTTGGATCTCGCGCGGTTTTTTGTGGGTGTATGCAAATGAAATAAGGAACCGCCCCCGCGATTTGGCCCCTGGAACCTGGGTCACCTTCCATTGCCGTTCCAAGGTGGTGGCCACTGGTTATGTCAACCCGCATTCGCTGATTATGGGGCGTGTGTTGGCTCTGGGACCTCACGATAATATTCCTGATTTATTGAAGTCTCGTTTGGAGAACGCCTTCTTAGAACGTCAGCAAGTAAGACCTCAGGAGGCAGGGCGGTTTGTTTTTTCAGAAGCCGATTTTATACCGGGAATGATTCTCGATGTCTACGCCGATCACGCGGTTCTTCAAAGCAACACGGCCGGTATCGACACCCTTCTTCCTGACCTTGAAGTGTTGATTCCCGCGGTTTTTGAAAATGTGATGAAACGAAAACTGAAAGGTTTGGTGGTCAAAGCCGATTCGGGAATTCGGCAATTGGAACATGTGAGTGATTTCGTGCGATGTGTTTTTGGGGATGAAAATAAATTCAGGAAGGTCCCTTTTGTTGAAGAGGAGACTCTGTTTTCCGCAAATCTTATTGAGGGGCAAAAAACAGGATTCTTTCTGGATCAAAGAGACAACAGATCCGTGATGTCGAAGATGGTGACTTCGCAAAAAAAGAAACGAGTCTTGGATTTGTTTTGTTATTCGGGCGGGTGGGGCCTTCGGGCCCTCAAGGCGGGCGCGGAGTTTGTGACGTTTGTTGATGAAAGCAAGGCCGCTCTGCAATTGGTGAGGGAGGGGGCGGAGCTCAATAATTTTGATTTATCGAAAATGCAATGTGTGGCGTCGGATGTCTTTAAATTTCTTGAGCGTAAGGAGGGGTCCTATGATGTGGTGGTGGTTGACCCTCCGGCATTCGTGAAATCCAAAAAAAATATTCCACAAGCCCTTCGAGCGTATGAAAAACTCAACCGCCTGGCTTGGCAGCAATTGAAAATGGGAGGCCTTCTTTTTACCAGCAGTTGTAGTTTTCATGTTTCAGAACAAGAATTCATGAACTTGTTGCAGGAATCTGTTGGAAAAGAAAAAGGGTGGGCCCGCGTGGTTTACCGGGGAAGTCAAGCGGCCGACCATCCTGTTTTGCTCTCCATGCCGGAAACGCGTTACCTCAAATGTGTGGCCCTTCAAAAAATTGAAACCTTTCCGAATTGA
- the queA gene encoding S-adenosylmethionine:tRNA ribosyltransferase-isomerase has translation MWPFKKLKPFRIDPDTLDFQLPEDRIAQEPTLERDQARLLVLNRQTGQIFHRRFFDLIEYLRVGDVLVLNKAKVSKAKLMGKKGTGGKVEVIFLEKMVGITNQWKALVRPLVKEGQRFQVGKNLTVKVVNRFRSGEYALQVENGSVEKELSQEGRLPLPPYIKRSMDDPRIQKDERDYQTIYAEKEGSVAAPTAGLHFSEKLLSLIKGKGVHVVEILLHVGWGTFKPIIENVSSHQMLPERFEVTAEAFRVIKAARADGRRVIAVGTTSTRTLESLDEKIDETLPLITGSTDIFIQPGYRFNRIDALITNLHVPRSTPVSLTAAFSGLKNLEKAYAAAIGEGYRFYSYGDAMLVF, from the coding sequence GTGTGGCCCTTCAAAAAATTGAAACCTTTCCGAATTGATCCCGACACGCTCGATTTTCAACTGCCCGAAGACCGCATCGCTCAAGAGCCGACTTTGGAGCGGGACCAAGCTCGTTTGTTGGTTCTCAACCGCCAAACCGGTCAAATATTCCATCGTCGGTTTTTCGATCTCATTGAATATTTGAGAGTTGGCGATGTGTTGGTTTTAAACAAGGCCAAGGTCAGCAAAGCGAAACTCATGGGGAAAAAAGGCACCGGTGGAAAAGTGGAAGTCATTTTCCTCGAGAAAATGGTCGGAATCACGAATCAGTGGAAAGCGCTGGTTCGCCCTTTGGTCAAAGAAGGTCAAAGGTTTCAGGTGGGAAAAAATTTAACGGTTAAGGTCGTGAACCGATTCCGATCCGGCGAATATGCGCTTCAAGTCGAAAATGGGAGTGTGGAAAAGGAATTGTCTCAAGAAGGGCGGTTGCCCCTTCCTCCTTATATCAAGCGAAGTATGGATGATCCGCGAATCCAAAAAGACGAAAGAGATTATCAGACCATTTACGCTGAAAAGGAAGGCTCTGTGGCGGCGCCCACGGCAGGGCTCCATTTTTCAGAGAAGCTTCTTTCGCTGATTAAAGGCAAAGGGGTTCATGTGGTTGAAATTTTGCTACACGTCGGATGGGGAACATTTAAACCCATTATTGAAAACGTGTCTTCTCATCAGATGTTGCCGGAGAGGTTTGAGGTGACAGCGGAAGCCTTTCGTGTCATCAAGGCCGCTCGGGCGGATGGCCGTCGAGTTATCGCCGTGGGGACCACCTCCACCCGAACGCTGGAATCTTTGGACGAAAAAATAGATGAAACCCTGCCATTGATAACGGGAAGTACGGATATTTTTATTCAGCCTGGTTATCGGTTTAATCGAATTGACGCTCTTATCACCAATCTCCATGTGCCGCGTTCAACTCCTGTTTCCTTGACTGCTGCGTTTTCGGGTCTTAAAAACCTAGAAAAGGCTTATGCGGCAGCGATAGGTGAGGGGTACCGATTTTACTCCTATGGCGACGCGATGCTGGTGTTCTAA
- the tgt gene encoding Queuine tRNA-ribosyltransferase, translating into MFKVLHSSSENKARAGILQTSHGSIETPVFMPVGTQASVKTMGSEDMLAMNCEVLLANTYHLFLRPGQETLLKAGGLHKFMAFPKAILTDSGGYQVFSLASRCKLSENGVEFHSHVDGQKRLLTPEITTEFQLNIGSDIAMCLDELPPYPSLKSDAQKSMDLTLRWARRCKHSYEKYLKEGKWGVSSGPSSGRDEELRPPPLLFGITQGANFLDLRQESSRRTVDIDFPGYAIGGLGVGETKKEMWEFLEASVSHLPKDKPRYMMGIGQPEDMWEGVERGVDMFDCVLPTRNGRNGQGFTSRGRVNITNGIYKEDFSPLDPSCDCPTCRQYSRAYLCHLFRAGELLGPRLVTLHNLRFMLGLLRSIRSAIINGNYREEKQKFLAQYNPENNTF; encoded by the coding sequence ATGTTTAAGGTTCTTCATTCTTCCTCTGAAAACAAAGCGCGGGCGGGAATCCTTCAGACATCGCATGGTTCCATCGAAACCCCCGTGTTCATGCCGGTGGGAACACAAGCCAGCGTGAAGACCATGGGGTCAGAAGATATGTTGGCCATGAATTGTGAGGTGTTGTTGGCCAATACCTACCACCTGTTTTTGCGACCGGGCCAAGAAACGCTTCTCAAAGCGGGAGGGCTTCATAAATTCATGGCTTTTCCAAAAGCCATTTTGACTGATTCGGGCGGATATCAAGTTTTTTCATTGGCTTCTCGGTGCAAGCTGTCTGAAAATGGTGTTGAATTTCACTCCCATGTCGATGGTCAAAAAAGGTTGCTGACTCCGGAGATTACCACTGAGTTCCAACTCAACATCGGATCCGACATCGCCATGTGTCTTGATGAATTGCCTCCGTATCCTTCTCTGAAAAGCGATGCCCAAAAAAGCATGGACCTCACGCTCAGGTGGGCCCGGCGATGTAAGCACAGTTATGAAAAATATTTGAAGGAGGGCAAATGGGGTGTTTCATCTGGGCCATCTTCTGGCCGAGACGAGGAGTTACGCCCCCCTCCGCTTCTTTTTGGGATTACCCAAGGAGCCAACTTTTTGGATTTACGGCAGGAATCGTCCCGCCGAACAGTGGACATCGATTTTCCGGGCTACGCCATTGGCGGATTGGGGGTCGGGGAGACCAAAAAAGAGATGTGGGAATTTCTGGAAGCCAGTGTATCCCATTTGCCCAAAGACAAACCTCGCTACATGATGGGTATCGGACAGCCGGAGGATATGTGGGAGGGTGTGGAAAGAGGCGTGGATATGTTCGATTGTGTGCTGCCCACTCGTAATGGCAGGAATGGTCAAGGTTTTACGTCTCGTGGGCGGGTCAATATCACCAATGGGATCTATAAAGAGGACTTTTCACCACTGGATCCCTCTTGTGACTGTCCCACATGCCGTCAATACTCCCGAGCTTACCTCTGCCATTTGTTCAGGGCGGGTGAATTGTTGGGGCCGAGGCTCGTAACTTTACACAATTTGAGGTTTATGTTAGGTTTGCTGCGTTCAATTCGATCCGCCATCATTAATGGAAATTACCGAGAAGAAAAACAAAAATTCCTTGCTCAATATAATCCCGAAAACAACACGTTCTGA
- the secD gene encoding Protein translocase subunit SecD — translation MNNKLTWKTIIIVLVVGFSLYKLYPNFLWYSLPIEERQEQAKRKNPLVREVIPLGLDLQGGVHLVYQLDLSKLPDVSDETVHRAIDQNMIVINNRIDGLGVANAFVARQGREFIVIQMPGVYGSEEAKSIIGKTALLEFRLVKDDEALVKILDEVSKKGVRPEDVVSGRLPEEIKKLLPAGTQLLPQREGGYLLVTDKAELTGKYLKQARVEMGNSMTVGGLSIGFELDAEGATLFEALTSAHINDRLAIVLDSMIQSAPRIESRIPGGRGQITGSFNAQEAKTLANILNSGNLQAPMSVVEERTVGPELGEDSIRAGAKAMLVGFSLVILFMVIYYKFSGLLADAALLLQIIILFAIMTWIKATMTMPGIAGVILSLAMSVDANVIIMERIREELALGKDVKYAIEEGYDKAFSAIWDGNVTAILAAAFLFQFGTGPVKGFGITLMLGLAISMFTCVFATKIFYDVWVFLRRPKTLSI, via the coding sequence ATGAACAACAAGCTCACCTGGAAAACCATCATCATCGTTCTTGTGGTAGGGTTTTCTCTCTATAAACTCTATCCCAATTTTCTGTGGTACAGTCTTCCGATTGAAGAACGTCAGGAGCAAGCCAAACGAAAAAATCCACTGGTCAGAGAAGTCATCCCGTTGGGTCTTGACCTTCAAGGGGGAGTGCATTTGGTGTATCAATTGGATTTGAGCAAACTTCCAGACGTGAGCGATGAAACAGTGCATCGGGCCATTGATCAAAACATGATCGTTATCAACAACCGGATCGATGGTCTCGGAGTGGCCAACGCTTTTGTGGCGCGTCAAGGCCGAGAGTTTATTGTCATCCAAATGCCCGGCGTCTATGGAAGCGAAGAGGCGAAGAGTATCATTGGGAAAACAGCGCTTTTGGAATTTCGGCTGGTAAAAGACGATGAGGCCTTGGTGAAAATACTGGACGAAGTTTCTAAAAAAGGGGTGCGCCCAGAAGACGTGGTGAGCGGGCGTTTGCCTGAAGAAATAAAAAAATTGTTGCCAGCAGGAACACAGTTGTTGCCGCAACGAGAAGGCGGGTATCTTCTTGTGACTGACAAAGCGGAATTAACGGGAAAATATCTAAAGCAAGCGCGTGTGGAAATGGGCAACAGTATGACGGTGGGAGGTCTCTCCATCGGATTTGAGCTCGATGCCGAAGGGGCCACATTGTTTGAGGCGCTCACAAGTGCTCACATCAATGACCGTCTGGCCATTGTTCTTGACAGCATGATCCAATCCGCTCCAAGAATTGAATCGCGCATCCCTGGGGGGCGCGGACAGATCACGGGAAGTTTCAACGCGCAAGAAGCCAAAACATTGGCCAATATCCTTAATTCCGGAAATCTTCAGGCTCCCATGTCGGTGGTGGAAGAACGTACGGTGGGGCCCGAGTTGGGTGAGGATTCAATTCGGGCCGGCGCGAAAGCGATGCTGGTGGGGTTCTCATTGGTCATTTTGTTTATGGTGATTTATTACAAGTTTTCGGGTCTTTTGGCGGATGCCGCCCTGCTTCTTCAAATCATCATTCTTTTCGCCATCATGACATGGATTAAAGCCACGATGACCATGCCTGGAATCGCTGGGGTCATTTTGTCATTGGCCATGAGCGTGGATGCCAACGTCATCATTATGGAACGCATTCGAGAAGAACTTGCTCTGGGGAAGGACGTCAAATACGCCATTGAGGAAGGATATGATAAGGCCTTCTCGGCGATCTGGGACGGAAATGTGACGGCCATATTGGCCGCGGCATTTCTGTTTCAATTTGGCACAGGCCCGGTGAAAGGATTTGGCATCACACTGATGTTGGGTTTGGCCATCTCGATGTTCACCTGCGTTTTCGCCACAAAAATATTTTATGACGTATGGGTTTTTCTTCGCCGCCCCAAAACGCTCAGTATTTAA
- the secF gene encoding Protein translocase subunit SecF — protein sequence MGFSSPPQNAQYLKGVSMQLFKNTNIDFIGKKVYCYGLSLLLILAGIFGILKVGPEMSIEFTGGTLLQIGFKELPPIDQIRSSLNEGGFEGFSLQTQPADHSIIVRLKQGQQSKEDITARLLKTLQSSFSGNVKELPDRVEFVGPVIGKKLAMDALIAILGSLLVIVIYVAIRFKNWIWGAVGVLALAHDVFITFGLLVFLHREITLVVIAALLTLAGYSINDTIVIFDRVRENIRSSRKESLRDLYNRSINETLSRTLITSFIALITSSSLFFGGEVLFDFAAAMTFGILIGSYSTIGVAITLIHQWEMARKA from the coding sequence ATGGGTTTTTCTTCGCCGCCCCAAAACGCTCAGTATTTAAAGGGAGTTTCTATGCAACTTTTTAAAAATACAAACATCGACTTTATAGGAAAGAAAGTTTATTGCTACGGATTGTCGCTCCTGCTGATTTTGGCGGGAATTTTCGGCATCTTGAAGGTGGGGCCTGAAATGAGCATTGAGTTCACGGGGGGAACTCTGTTGCAGATTGGGTTTAAAGAACTCCCTCCGATCGATCAAATTCGATCCTCCCTGAATGAGGGCGGATTTGAGGGCTTTTCACTTCAAACGCAACCGGCCGATCATTCGATTATTGTTCGTTTGAAACAGGGCCAACAATCAAAGGAAGACATTACCGCGCGTCTGCTCAAAACGTTGCAATCTTCATTTTCGGGGAATGTGAAAGAATTGCCAGACCGGGTTGAATTTGTGGGTCCCGTGATCGGTAAAAAGCTCGCCATGGATGCGCTCATCGCCATCCTGGGCTCGTTGCTCGTCATCGTTATTTATGTCGCGATCCGGTTCAAGAACTGGATATGGGGGGCCGTTGGAGTTTTGGCTTTGGCTCATGATGTTTTCATAACTTTCGGGTTGTTGGTCTTCCTTCATAGAGAGATAACCCTCGTCGTTATCGCGGCGCTTCTGACTCTGGCCGGTTATTCCATCAACGACACCATCGTCATTTTCGACCGTGTTCGAGAGAATATCCGGTCCTCGCGAAAAGAATCCCTACGCGATTTATACAATCGGAGCATCAATGAGACGCTGAGCCGCACCTTGATCACCTCCTTTATCGCTTTGATCACCTCTTCCAGTCTCTTTTTTGGAGGAGAGGTTCTATTCGATTTCGCGGCCGCGATGACTTTTGGTATTTTAATTGGATCCTACTCGACCATCGGGGTGGCCATCACGTTGATCCATCAATGGGAAATGGCTCGGAAGGCATAA
- the rfaF_1 gene encoding ADP-heptose--LPS heptosyltransferase 2, which produces MKILVIRFSSLGDVVLTTALYPNLRARWPESQVTVLTRPAFVSVFDGNPFVDHVRLFDPTQQTFSKLADEIRMEKFDVIIDLHGNLRSWIIRLLAGGPMTVVVDKATWARNMVLYFKRTPSSLKRSVRERILDCLKPLDVPLVHEDTQLYPQNISGVLSAHGIEPKKKLIGVAPGAKHKTKRWLPDRFADAANRLGAFPNAEIVILGDKSDREAAEQVSKLVRVPCKNLAGWTDLKELIDIMSQLSLLLTNDSGLMHVAEALKVPLVAVFGPTVRAFGFAPYRATSRVAEVVNLACRPCTLHGDERCPLGHHQCMMDIDVNAVLYVASDLLEEAQGVVQSS; this is translated from the coding sequence ATGAAAATATTGGTCATTCGATTTTCCAGTTTGGGGGATGTGGTATTAACCACCGCGCTCTATCCCAATTTGCGGGCCAGGTGGCCTGAATCACAAGTAACCGTGTTGACGCGTCCCGCTTTTGTTTCGGTATTTGATGGAAATCCTTTTGTGGATCACGTGCGTTTATTTGATCCCACCCAACAAACGTTTTCCAAATTGGCCGATGAAATCCGAATGGAGAAATTTGATGTGATCATAGACTTGCACGGTAACCTGCGGTCCTGGATCATTCGGCTTCTTGCCGGAGGCCCGATGACGGTTGTGGTTGACAAAGCCACTTGGGCGCGGAATATGGTTCTATATTTCAAACGAACGCCGTCTTCTCTGAAACGATCCGTTCGCGAAAGAATTTTGGATTGTCTTAAACCCCTGGACGTTCCTTTGGTTCATGAAGATACGCAACTCTATCCTCAAAATATCTCTGGAGTTCTTTCCGCTCACGGAATTGAGCCAAAAAAGAAATTGATTGGCGTGGCGCCGGGCGCCAAACACAAGACGAAACGTTGGCTTCCTGATCGATTTGCTGATGCCGCAAACCGCTTGGGAGCCTTTCCAAACGCGGAGATTGTGATTCTGGGAGATAAAAGTGACAGAGAAGCCGCTGAGCAAGTGTCAAAGTTGGTTCGGGTTCCCTGTAAAAATTTGGCGGGATGGACTGATTTGAAAGAGTTGATCGATATCATGTCTCAACTTTCCCTTTTGCTCACCAATGATTCGGGGCTCATGCATGTGGCCGAGGCGCTTAAGGTTCCTCTTGTGGCGGTATTTGGACCCACGGTGCGCGCTTTTGGGTTTGCCCCTTATCGCGCCACCTCCCGAGTGGCTGAAGTGGTGAACCTGGCATGCCGACCCTGCACCCTTCATGGCGACGAAAGATGTCCGTTGGGGCATCACCAATGTATGATGGATATCGATGTGAATGCGGTTCTCTATGTGGCGTCTGATTTGTTGGAAGAGGCCCAGGGGGTGGTTCAGTCGTCATGA
- the mshA_1 gene encoding D-inositol-3-phosphate glycosyltransferase — MKILHLLDERWDSGLTQYALQITQLLSQAGHDACLGVLSEKKPAQMARAMGLNVYSIDSLLSFRRLLHAKSWDIINAHTGRTHTWALALGPRDVPIVRTRGDARPLSSHPLARFLYSKTAAVIAASAHIARSYEETLGLGENIVQVVYPSVTVDLDPNPLPLNKIGILGRLDPVKGHAAFLEAAADVVKEVPQAQFLIAGKEANVTFDLLHNQIKELGIEKSVSYRGYQASARDFMRSCSLGVIASIGSEEISRACLEWMSVGRAVVGTLVGCLPELIEPNETGFLVSPGDGSAMGEAILKLLREPEKIERLGNNALALAESKYSPEIQLSKTLGVYGSIAHRAH, encoded by the coding sequence ATGAAAATTTTGCATTTGCTCGATGAACGTTGGGATTCGGGCCTCACCCAATATGCCCTTCAAATAACCCAGTTGCTTTCTCAGGCGGGGCATGACGCTTGCCTCGGAGTTCTTTCCGAGAAAAAACCAGCTCAAATGGCCCGCGCGATGGGCTTAAATGTTTATTCGATAGATTCCCTTCTTTCATTTCGGCGGTTACTTCATGCGAAATCCTGGGACATTATCAACGCGCACACCGGCCGAACCCACACGTGGGCCTTGGCGCTTGGTCCCCGTGACGTTCCAATCGTTCGAACCAGAGGCGATGCGCGTCCGTTAAGTTCGCATCCACTGGCTCGTTTTCTCTATTCTAAAACGGCCGCTGTCATTGCGGCCTCCGCGCACATAGCCCGCTCGTATGAAGAGACGTTGGGTTTGGGAGAAAATATCGTTCAGGTTGTATATCCCTCTGTGACGGTTGATTTGGATCCAAATCCCCTCCCATTGAACAAGATTGGAATTTTGGGACGGTTGGACCCCGTGAAGGGACATGCGGCGTTTTTGGAAGCGGCGGCAGATGTGGTGAAAGAGGTCCCACAGGCACAATTTTTGATCGCTGGAAAGGAGGCCAATGTCACCTTTGATCTTCTTCACAACCAAATAAAAGAGTTGGGGATCGAGAAATCCGTGAGCTATCGGGGATATCAAGCTTCCGCGAGAGATTTCATGAGAAGTTGTTCTTTGGGCGTAATTGCTTCGATTGGAAGCGAAGAAATATCTCGGGCCTGTCTTGAATGGATGTCGGTGGGGCGCGCGGTGGTGGGAACCTTGGTGGGGTGTTTACCGGAGCTCATAGAACCCAATGAAACAGGTTTTTTGGTTTCGCCCGGTGACGGTTCCGCTATGGGAGAGGCCATTTTGAAGCTTTTGAGGGAACCAGAGAAAATCGAACGACTGGGGAACAATGCCCTCGCCTTGGCCGAATCCAAATACAGTCCTGAGATTCAACTGAGTAAAACTCTGGGAGTTTATGGAAGCATTGCGCATCGCGCACATTGA
- the bshA_1 gene encoding N-acetyl-alpha-D-glucosaminyl L-malate synthase: MEALRIAHIDTERSWRGGEQQVLSLMEGLKARGHLNVLVSRKGSPLSERAREVAEIMEVHPWGEWDFVTAHFVNQRIKKQNIQVLHAHTGHGVSLAVLSRLGTRIPIVATRRVDFPVGQNLFSRWKYSQLNHMVAISKGVQKVLIESDVPERKITVVPSGVDFKRYERVQPFTKDKLGVPESHFLIGQVAALAPHKDQNNFLEALAIFRKEVPSFKAIIVGEGELKPQLERKIRSLGLENHIQLLGFKENPLDYLAAFDVFCLSSKEEGLGTSILDAMALHVPVVATAVGGIPELVEPGITGYLAKPQDPAALAESLLLAYKAGPKTQEIVENAAKKVKKFDILETITKMERIYTQLSTALST; the protein is encoded by the coding sequence ATGGAAGCATTGCGCATCGCGCACATTGACACCGAAAGATCGTGGCGCGGAGGAGAACAGCAGGTTCTCTCATTGATGGAGGGTCTCAAAGCCCGCGGTCATTTAAATGTTCTGGTCTCTCGCAAGGGGAGTCCGTTGAGTGAGAGGGCTCGCGAAGTGGCTGAGATCATGGAAGTTCACCCGTGGGGGGAATGGGATTTTGTTACGGCGCACTTTGTGAATCAGAGGATCAAAAAACAGAATATTCAAGTGCTCCATGCTCACACGGGCCATGGGGTATCCTTGGCTGTTTTATCCCGTTTGGGAACCCGTATTCCAATTGTGGCCACGCGCCGGGTGGATTTTCCTGTCGGTCAAAATCTTTTTTCAAGATGGAAGTATTCACAGCTGAATCATATGGTGGCTATTTCAAAGGGCGTCCAAAAGGTTTTGATTGAAAGCGATGTCCCGGAACGAAAAATTACCGTCGTTCCAAGTGGGGTGGATTTTAAACGTTATGAACGCGTTCAACCGTTCACCAAAGATAAACTGGGAGTTCCGGAAAGCCATTTTTTGATTGGTCAAGTGGCTGCCTTGGCCCCCCATAAAGATCAAAATAATTTTTTAGAGGCCTTAGCGATCTTTAGAAAAGAGGTTCCATCATTTAAAGCGATCATTGTTGGAGAGGGGGAATTAAAACCCCAATTGGAGAGAAAGATCAGGTCGCTGGGCCTTGAAAACCACATTCAATTGTTGGGATTTAAAGAAAATCCCTTGGACTATTTGGCCGCATTTGACGTGTTTTGTCTCTCCTCCAAAGAGGAGGGGCTCGGAACATCGATTTTAGATGCCATGGCTCTGCATGTCCCCGTTGTGGCCACTGCGGTGGGGGGAATTCCTGAATTGGTGGAGCCTGGTATAACCGGATATTTGGCCAAGCCTCAGGATCCCGCGGCGTTGGCCGAGTCGCTACTTTTGGCATATAAGGCAGGCCCTAAAACTCAAGAGATCGTGGAAAATGCAGCTAAAAAGGTCAAAAAATTCGATATTTTGGAGACCATCACGAAAATGGAACGTATTTACACCCAATTATCCACAGCTTTATCCACATAA